A single region of the Gasterosteus aculeatus chromosome 1, fGasAcu3.hap1.1, whole genome shotgun sequence genome encodes:
- the ckmb gene encoding creatine kinase, muscle b, translating to MTKNCHNDYKMKFSVDEEFPDLSLHNNHMAKVLTKEIYGKLRGKSTPSGFTVDDVIQTGVDNPGHPFIMTVGCVAGDEESYEVFKDLLDPIISDRHGGYKPTDKHKTDLNFENLKGGDDLDPNYVLSSRVRTGRSIKGFTLPPHNSRGERRGIEKLSIEALASLDGEFKGKYYPLNGMTEAEQDLLIKDHFLFDKPVSPLLTCAGMARDWPDGRGIWHNNNKTFLVWVNEEDHLRVISMQLGGNMKEVFKRFCTGLQKIEEIFKKHNHGFMWNEHLGYILTCPSNLGTGLRGGVHVKLPKLSTHAKFEEILTRLRLQKRGTGGVDTASVGGVFDISNADRLGSSEVAQVQLVVDGVKLMVEMEKKLEKGESIDGMIPAQK from the exons ATGACGAAGAATTGTCATAACGACTACAAGATGAAGTTCTCGGTGGACGAGGAGTTCCCCGATCTGTCTCTGCACAACAACCACATGGCCAAG gtgctgACCAAGGAGATCTACGGCAAGCTGAGGGGAAAGTCCACTCCCAGCGGCTTCACagtggatgacgtcatccagaCTGGTGTTGACAACCCTG GTCACCCCTTCATCATGACCGTGGGTTGCGTTGCTGGTGACGAGGAGTCCTACGAGGTCTTCAAGGATCTGCTGGACCCCATCATCTCCGACCGCCACGGTGGATACAAGCCCACCGACAAGCACAAGACCGACCTGAACTTCGAGAACCTGAAG GGTGGCGACGACCTGGACCCCAACTACGTGCTGTCCAGCCGCGTCCGTACCGGCCGCAGCATCAAGGGATTCACCCTGCCGCCCCACAACAGCCGTGGAGAGCGCAGAGGCATCGAGAAGCTGTCCATTGAGG CCCTGGCCAGTCTGGATGGTGAGTTCAAGGGAAAGTACTACCCACTCAACGGTATGACCGAGGCCGAGCAGGACCTGCTGATCAAAGACCACTTCCTGTTCGACAAGCCCGTGTCCCCCCTGCTGACCTGCGCTGGCATGGCCCGTGACTGGCCCGACGGCAGAGGCATCTG gcacaacaacaacaagacctTCCTGGTCTGGGTGAACGAGGAGGATCACCTGCGTGTGATCTCCATGCAGCTCGGAGGCAACATGAAGGAGGTCTTCAAACGCTTCTGCACTGGCCTGCAGAag ATTGAAGAGATCTTCAAGAAGCACAACCACGGCTTCATGTGGAACGAACATCTGGGCTACATCCTGACCTGCCCCTCCAACCTGGGAACCGGCCTGCGCGGCGGTGTGCACGTCAAGCTGCCCAAGCTCAGCACACACGCAAAGTTTGAGGAGATTCTGACCAGACTGCGTCTGCAGAAGCGCGGCAcag GTGGTGTGGACACGGCCTCCGTGGGTGGTGTGTTCGACATCTCCAACGCTGACCGTCTGGGCTCCTCTGAGGTGGCTCAGGTCCAGCTGGTGGTTGACGGTGTCAAGCTGATGGTTGAGATGGAGAAGAAGCTTGAGAAGGGAGAGTCCATCGACGGCATGATCCCCGCCCAGAAGTAA